The genomic DNA AGTAACAGCAAGACAATGCTACTTAACCACTGTGTCTCCAAGAAAAAAGATTGACGAAGAGTTCGATCTTAATCAAGTGCTTGACATCGACCCCAGGGACCTTGTGGAACCACCCACTAGCAATTCTTGCTCTCCCGTCGAAGAAACTGAAGAAATAGAAGTGATTGAAGGAAATCCTGAGAAAACTACAAGGCTCGGCAAGAATCTCCCTGATCAATTAAAGAAAGATATCACGTGCCTTATCCGTGAGTTTTCTGATATTTTCGCCTGGGATCCAAAAGATATGCCTAGAATTCCCGAGGCTGTCGCTCGACACTCTTTGCACATCAGTAAAAATATCAAGCCGGTGAGGCAAAAACATCGTACCTTCTCTGCCGAGAAAAGGGCAGCCATCGACCTAGAGATCAATAGATTGCTCGAGGCCGGTTTCATCGAGCCAGTACAATTCCCCACATGGATCTCGAATGTGGTCCTGGTCAAGAAAAGTaacggaaagtggagaatgtgcatCGATTACTCAGATGTTAATAAGACATGCCCTAAAGACTTTTATCCACTCCCAAACATCGATCAACTTATTGATGCAACAGCGGGAAACGAACTTCTCTCTTTCATGGATGCCTTTTCGGGGTACAATCAGATTATAATGGACTCGCAAGACTGGCAGCAAACCGCATTCATCACATACCGGGGAGTCTTCGGATACCGAGTGATGCCTTTCGGTTTAATCAACGCCGGAGCTACTTTTCAACAAATGATGGATAAAATATTCGGCACACAAATTGGAAGAAAATGCTGATATATGTCAACGACATGATCACAAAGTCGAAGATTGCCTCTGACCATGTGATAGACCTCCGCGAAACATTTGAAAATGCAAGGAAAAACAACATGCGGTTAAACCCAGCTAAATGCTCGTTCGGTCTTACTGCCGGAAAATTCCTCGGTTTTCTGGTTACACAAAGAGGTATCGAGGCAGATCCATCCCAAACAAGAGTGATCTTGGAAATGGAAAATCCAAAATCAGTAAAAGATTTGCAAAAGTTAACCGGTTGCATCGCCGCACTTCGAAGGTTTATTCCCCAATTGTCAAAAAGATGCCTCCCCTTTTTCTCAGCAATAAAGACAGCTTCCAAATCATCACACTTTGAGTGGAACGAGGAGTGCGAAAAAAATTTCTCCAAGCTAAAGGTATTCCTTACAAATCCACCCATCCTCACTCGGCCCTTGCCAAATGAGCCTCTGAAGGTATACCTCTCTGCATCCGATGAAACGGTCGCGACCGTACTGATTCAAGTCAATGAAGGAAAAGAAATCCCAGTATATTACATTAGCCACTCTCTTCGAGATGCCGAAGTCAGATACCCGCAAGTAGAAAAATTGGTCTATGCTTTAGTTGTCGCAAGCCGAAAGCTTAGACATTATTTCCAGGGAAGGGAGATGCATGTGCTTACAAATCAACCCCTGAAGAGGATCCTACACAAACCCGACATGACAGGTAGACTTGCCGCATGGACGATCGAGTTAAGTCAGTTCTATATCGAGTATAAGCCTCGAACTGCGATAAAGGCCTAGGTTCTTTCAGACTTCGTTGCTGAGTGTCAGTTTCAGACCAAAGCCCAGAGTTTCGACGAAAATCATTTAAGACCATGGTTGCTATTTATCAACGGGTCCTCGATGGCTGACTCCACAGGAGCAGGAATTATTTTAATAAGTCCGGGTGGATTCAAAATCCAGCAAGCTCTAAAGTTTGAATTTCCGGCAACAAACAATGTCGCCGAATACGAGGCACTCATCGCAGGCTTAAAACTGGCTATGGATCTTGAAGCTGAAATTATTGACATATTCGGAGATTCTCAGTTAGTCTCCGAGCAAATAAGCGGGGAATTCAAGGCACATAATGAGAAAATGGCTCAATACCTGGCAAAAACACAAGAACTACTCAAGAAATTCTCCTCATGGAAACTTTCCAATATCAACAGAGAAGAGAACCAATGGGCCGATCATTTAGCCAAGTTAGCCTCCTCGAGTCTtccaatcaatcccaatccagTGTACGTAGATGTCCTAGCTAACCCCGCCATCGATGAGCTTTCTATCAACCAAATCCAGAATAACTTCGCTGGCGAAAACCGTTTTTCGAGTACATTATCGACAACAAACTCCCGAGCGAGAAACGCGAAGCTCGCTCACTTATGTTCAAGGCAAGAAGTTACTGTGTAATTGGTTCGTCGTTGTACCGGCACGCCCTATCTGAACCATTACTCCGATGTCTGACATTAGAAGAAGCCCATCTAGCGATGATCGAGGTTCACACAGGAATCTGTGGCGACCATCTCGGAGGAAAGAACTTGGCTCTCAAAATAATCAGGCAAGGTTTATATTGGCCCACAATTCGGAAAGACTGCGAGGAATATGTCAGAAAATTCCAAGCATGCCAGCTACATGGAAACATGGATCACCGACCCACGACCAAGCTCAATTCTGTCCTCGCACCATGCCCTTTCTTTCAGTGGAGCATCGATATCGTAGGACCCTTTCCAAAATCTAAGAACCAGTGCCAATACATAATTGTAGTGGTGGATTACGCTACGAAATGGGTCGAGGCAAAACCACTTTCAAAGATCAGAGAGAAAAAAATGATTGAATTTTTCATGGAATATGTGGTATTTCGCTTTGGAGTCCCGCGAATCCTAATTTCAGATAATGGCACACAGTTTGGGGGGCTCAATTTGAGAAAACTGTAGAGGagttaaaaatccaacacatcAAGGCATCAATGGTATATCCACAAGCCAATGGGCTAGCAGAGGTAACAAATAGAACCATCCTACAAGGGTTAAACAAGAGAATTGAAGAGATTCCCCGCTGCTGGGTCGGCGAACTGCCAAATATGTTGTGGTCATACAGGACGACCCCTCGCAGCTCGACAGGAGAGACCCCTTTTTTCCTGGCGTATGGCGTTGAAGCGGTCTTACCAGTTGAAATAAGCCTACTTTCCCCAAGGGTCAAGGTTTTCAATCCCTCCCTCGCACTCGAGGGTGTGCAGTTTCACAATGACTTACTAGAAGAAACAAGAGAGGAATCCCGTCTACGCATGATCGCACAACAAGAGAAAACTGCAAATTATTTTAACAAGAAAGTCAGGAGCAAACACTTCAAAGTGGGAGACCTCGTCCTCTGGGACTCCGCGGCATCCCAACCCACTGTCACTGGAAAGCTCAAGCCAACGTGGGAAGGCCCGTACAGAGTTTCGAAGGTTATTAGCACGGGAACATATGAGCTTTCGCACCTCGACGGTCAGCCTATTAAGAACGCCTGGAACGATATTCACCTCAAGAAATTTTATCAGTAACATGCTCTTATGTGTAATAGTTGAAACTTCAAGGCTATAACTGTACTACAAAAATTAACCCTCGATGCAATGAGGGTCGTTATGAGATCCCCATCGAGGGAATTTAAGTTATGAAAGCTTTAACTTATTTTGATATCTTGCTTGTACCTTTAAAAAAAGACGAACAACGACAGTCGACATGCCAAGAGCTAACCCACATCGAGGGGCTTTAAATTATAACAATTTTAACTTCCCAAGAGCTTATCTACACAAGGCAAACAACACAACACAATTCTTTCAAGTATGCACACTAAACGACATGGAGTTTGTTAAACACATTCTTAACGATTTCAAAACAGATATACGAAACAACTAAAAATGGGAAATTAATGCGATAACGAGGAACAAAAAGCATAAATTCGGATATCTTTTAAACAAGATCGTTCATCTACCACAAAAAAATACTTCAAGGAAAAAATCCCAAAGAAAACCAGATCGTTGTAGGGTCTAAACAAAACATGGAGAATACAAGTAGCCAGCAACAAATAGGAAACACGAGTCTTTGAGAATAAACATAAAGATAAATCACTCACGGGGCATTCCCCGCCTTCAAGAGCCTCCAGCTGGATCATCAGGTCGCGAGGCAGCAAGATCGCGAATATAGTCCTCGAAAGAATGTCCCGTCGTGTCGAGTCCTGCATTTTTCATGCGGACAACACACCGCCCATAGCCATCCCCAAGAGCACTAGCGATGTCCTCCACAGCTTTCTCCACTTCCGCCTTTAGACTGGTATTCTCCTCAACAATCAAACGGTAAGAAGAATCCATCCCCTCAACGTGACGCTCCAAGCCCTCACACTTTCCCTTCAGCTCATCTCGCTCCTTCTCCACTTCAGAAAGCCTTATCTCGAGCTCCGAGACTGTGGCATTCTGCGACTGCTTCTCAACTTCCATCTCACCCACCTTCTTCGACAACGCGGTATTATCCGCCATCAAATCTGACGATCTTTTTTCCAATTCTGAATAACCTGCCATGAGTTTTTTTCTCTCGACCCTGAGAGAACTCACCTCCGCCTCTAATCTCTTACAAGCCGCATCATTGCCGTCAGTGCAAAATTCTTCTACAATATGCATAAAATCTGCGAGGAACTGTCACAAACCACAAAtcaaagtaaaaaaaaaataaacaacAACAAAAATTTTATAGCATACCCTTACAGCTCGGCTCTTACAACGATCCGCTAAATCCTCTCGACGACGCCCATCGAAAGCAATCGCATCTTGAGGAAGATGAAAAAGATCGAAAACCCTCAGCGGCACAGTTGTTCCACCTGTCCAGCGTTCGTGGGGCTGAATATCAACCCTCATAACTCCTTTCTTCTGTCGGGGGTCGATGGTAAGGGCCATTGTTGTCCTGTTACCAACCAATGTAAGGGTCCTATTCACCCCACCAACCGACGCGTCCACTTCAACAATCCCACCATCTCCACAATTCTCCCCTTCGACTTCTTGACGACCCCTCTTGCGAGGATTCAAATCAGCTGGCTCCACGTCTGGCATAGCCTTCTTAACATCTTCCACGATTCTATTTCCTTGGTCATCCAGTAACTCAatttgtaacgaccgagaattttgcgtcgtaattaagaaagtaaagtatgtatgtattatgtgatgagattatgtgattaagtggtgattatttgtcttatctgtatactagagttaaggagcgtggataaaaatgttccaatttaaagagtcagcttaaaagtcaagctgtggtttcgggccgtcaggtagaacggaacccgtcctagtatgaaaattaaataaataaaatgtgaattatatgtgaagtaaatgaatgaagtatttcgtcttaagagacgtgttgattggcaaaggtaatgagaagcgtattcgaaacgctgagcgtcgggccgtcaggctgaacgtgacccggtacgcgtaaaaagagaataaagattaaagagggatagattctatgatcagaactgagtcgttatgtgactatatatgtgtgattgcttgactgtgtgcatgattatatgttctgtgttaatttctgtgaattttaaaggaattatgtgatttatataagggtttatttaaccttcgtgcatttttataaaatcatctgagatggataaaaacatgggattcgttctgttatcttcgtagaggtcttagagactttttaaaaaatgataagtgaatttaattgtgggtctttgcatttttaaattgattttatgtggaaaaggtatttattaaagcgagtttgcgaaattcatataaaatcaaccgctcgctcaaattcttattatgagtaatgaatgaaaagctaatttcgagacctacgtgttaaaattgtcattttcaataattctcgactttccgagagagaaatatttttattttgaattttgttacatttgagtaaaaagagaaacaaaatgcaaattaaaaagggagttattagattaccattttgcccttatgttggtggagtataaattactccttcctccccattttcttctttcttttccgtcactcactcttttctctcctctttttctttcactctctctctctctcactcgaacaactctctctcggctctctcatcaATTTCTCTCGGTATCCTTCCATTTTCCTTGATCAAACTCATCAATTATCCTTAATTCTTCATGATAAACACTTATGTGTAGGTAgaagtatgtgcatgtgtgtattggTGCTTGCATGCCGAAGTGTGTGTGTTTTGGGTTCGGTTTCAAGCCAAGAACCGAGGGCTTGCTTGATTAGTTCGTATCCTATGATTATTGTGCTGAAATcagtttgcatgtggtgttgatgcatttcttttgagaaatcgggggtttcgtggttggacaccctcgaatgagggcaccaccgtgaagccaacgccaccggtgatgaactccggtgaaccggtggtgagctatgatgttaaaaactaagccctagaaccttaagatcacttatttatatttgcatgtggtgttttgattaaaaggccgaatggcccttactattttaaggaaatcaagttgattatattgaaatgcatgagtcattgatttgatgttgaaatataggtggatttgtgattcaagaattaagaatatcaagttgcatgattgtttttgaaaaaggccgaatggttttaatctttaaggttgtttgatttgaattaacttgtttaaaatgatgagggattgttattagattaaaaaggaatgaaaatattgttgcatgctaagtttaggttcgaatttttgtgttaataagaaaggaaattgatttttgttggataatcttggtaaacactaagtataaatggactaaaagtgattgcatgttagttttaaaaaggatcaagatgtgcatgtcaatgatttgtccttgggatgtgaatttgagttattgccgaatgaaattgagttaaaatagattaatttgatgaatgaatggatgtatgttgtaatttagataaaaatcaattgtgttaaggaacttagttggcttacgtgataaagataaagtgtttgatattGTGCTAAGTTAACAttgaattgcatgtgagcatgtatgtatgttttggttcgaatggttgttgatcaagaaaatggtgctactttaaatgtggaatcatgttagaactaaagttgtatggtgtaattttgagaaatttgattgtatatgtataattatggttcggatttctatgattaaaagaaaggagagtggtTCTGTAAAGGTTGTTAATTGAGATACGTGTTTAcgtgaattaaagtgagtatttgattgattttatggtggtaTTTGTAAttaggccgaataggccatatgaacttaaggtcaaaacttggtttttgataatcaaatatgaAATGATTGGATGCAtatatgtgaatatctatggattGTTTAGTTGATTGTATTATGTGGTTCGAATTTAAGAAAAAAAAGGGAAtgaagtcgattgatataagtgatagtatgcacgtaaatgtttggttgtaaatgggtctagtactcgtaaaagagtcgtgttagtttaatttgagaaatagcctaggtcaagcgagtatgctttgattgctaggtatataaggatataaaaactacgagaaagaattgtgctatgtgctatgtgctgtgtgcgtatttgtataagctatactcgtatagttcgagtcaagaatataatcgagttatcgtatagagtgatcgttccgggaacgagagttggaaatctaattaagatttctggttttattgtagattcggagcgtgagggcattcgggctaggaaagggaaaattATATTAGGTGGCAGaagttcaaccctcaggaaagcaatttcaggcaagtaactctgattacttgtgtaaatgattataaaggaaatgttgttcataccatgtagagtattgaactgttaaagtatgaaactcttgctttatgaaaccctgatattgatttgaagtaccctttgttcttgataacctgttattgataatcctattgatttcgcccgttgataatctgcctttctgttcaagtttccTATAATACCATGATCATATTgacctttaattatcttggttaactctgtttaatgataccctatTTCTCCTGATCGCCCTAAAGATCCCTAAGTTATTAttgatccttcaaatttagtaccttattatctttgatgcagaattcttgagaattgttccttgcgtatctttgattcactccctgaactttgtttctataaaaatctgaattaagaatgagtttcgacttgaaagagtccgaatgatttcaaaggcttggtaatgataaaatgaattgtagaaaacctattgttttccaactcaaggttttctaaatgaattcctgatggattggattgagacgtaagaggctagtgggactagtccagtcatggtaagaggctagtgggactagtccaatttaaggctgaaattatgccgaatggtaccttaaagaccggaatggaggtcgatacgggctgatcacccgtatataatgaaatggaaagataagtgatccaatcaagggttctaaatgattatttaagaaaaggaactgaaacttttattcagtaaattgatttttggaaatgaaaatggtttatactgttttgaaaagagttgattatgttattgtggagcttagagctcagaaccctgattcctgaaattattgatcatatgaatgattctatatcttgaaatactgttgctttcctctaccgaaagatctattttgatcctataatgatttgtgttgaatatcggctttcatcctgttttgagccttgtttcttgaaagcccagttattcttcagatacctttccttatctcaaagaaagcaaaaaaatgaatatacggaaatctgccacctagtttagctaaaatagaatgccctagtttgttcaaagcatattgagaattgttattgtagaactgctatttagttacttgctgagttttatactcattgttttgtcttaatctaaccatggcagttaagcaagaagatggccaggcttaggcgcactgctcgtaagagcgtacctggtggtccctaccgtgttgagggcttccagttgccagagcaggtagttcAGGTTATGAGTGAGCCCGCGCCTAGtaaagaggtgtttaaagatacaatgggttatctgtcggttcccagccggaatcgatattgattatttaataatattttgggtttgttaGTTATATTtggtgattggtagttgtaatcttgtctcatactttaacctgttgatcctgttagaagttaatcggggtttatgcatatttaattagtagattagaggtgtgtgagtcctcatttcctaaccccgagattgaggtcgtcacaagttggtatcagagctacaggatctagtccctgagacaagttaggttttaaaaaaagaaaaggggtattttgggaatatatctatatcgcgagagagttcgactcatgtagagttgagttagactattaggtatagtctaaggaaagtgtctgattggtaaagcagaaactagagttagggtgtgagttagctggaagc from Apium graveolens cultivar Ventura chromosome 5, ASM990537v1, whole genome shotgun sequence includes the following:
- the LOC141660095 gene encoding uncharacterized protein LOC141660095, translated to MVYPQANGLAEVTNRTILQGLNKRIEEIPRCWVGELPNMLWSYRTTPRSSTGETPFFLAYGVEAVLPVEISLLSPRVKVFNPSLALEGVQFHNDLLEETREESRLRMIAQQEKTANYFNKKVRSKHFKVGDLVLWDSAASQPTVTGKLKPTWEGPYRVSKVISTGTYELSHLDGQPIKNAWNDIHLKKFYQ